TTAAGTTTATGACTCCCAATATTATCCTCATCATCTCCGACCAGCACAACCCCCATGTAATGGGATGTGCGGAAAATCCCATTGTGCAAACGCCGAACCTGGACGCGCTCGCCCGCCGTGGGGTCCGGTTTCGCAATGCGTATTGCCCCTATCCCCTCTGCGCGCCTTCGCGATCGGGCTTCATGTCCGCGCAGTACCCCAGCGATGTGGGCGTCTATGACAACAGCGGCAGCCTGTCTTTTGACACCCCCACATTTGCCCATGCATTTGGCGCGGCGGGATACGAAGCCGTGCTATGTGGTCGCATGCACTTTAGAAACCCCGACCAATTCCACGGCTTTGAAAAACGCATCCACGCCGACTGCGGCGGGCTATCCGCAGAAATTCTCGGCTCTGGATACAACCGCACAACGGGACAGACCAAATACGGCGTTCAAGTATCCGGTCATGGCGAAACCGGCTATCGCCACTTTGACAAATCCGTCACTGAAACAGCCTGCAAATTCATCGCCGACCGGCAAGAGAGCGACAGACCCTATGCCCTCGTCGTCGGCTACATGAACCCGCACAATCCCCTGATCTGCGGCAGAGAAGACTTCGAGTATTACATGGCGCAAATCCCACCGCTCGAACCCGAATCGCCCGAATACTTAAACGCCCTGCATCCAGCCATGAAAAAATGGCGCGAAAGACGCGGCGTTGAAGACATCACCCCAGAACAGAATCGTCGCGGGTTAGCCGCCTATTACGGCCTGACAACCGAACTCGACCGATACATCGGTCAAATCATTGACACCGTCCAATCCTCCTCCGATGCGGACAACACCGTCATCATCTACACCTCGGACCACGGCGACATGGCCCATGAACACGGCATGTGGTGGAAAAGCAGCTTTTACGAAGGCTCTGTGGGCATTCCCTTGATCTGCTCAGGGCCGGGTCATCTTCACGAAAACCGCACAGAAGATGCCACCGTCAGCCTCATCGACGTCGGACCCACAGCTCTGGACATTGCGGGCGCAGACCCCCTGCCCGATGTCGCGGGCAAAAGCTTTGCACCATTCCTCACAGGTGATCAGCCACCGGACTGGCCCAATGAAGTCTTTGCAGAATACATCGGCTTGCTCGGCGACCAGCCCGCGTGCATGCTCCGCACGGGACCGTGGAAATTGAACTATTACTCTGAATTTGACTCCTGCCAATTGTTCAACATTGACGAAGACCCCGAAGAACGCCGCGACCTGTCCAATGACCCCCGGTATCGAGACGTAATCCAATCGGGCCTCGAAAAAATCTTTGCACGCTGGTCTGCCGATGATATCTTGAAACAAGCCGAACAACAAACACGCGCCCGAGCACTCATCGCACGTTGTGGACACAGCCATATCCCCCACGCCATCCCCCCATTCGAGCCAGACATTGATGCCGTAAACGAGTTCGACTTCTCACAATTACCCGAAGACCCCAGATAGTATTGCACAAAACGGATATTGAGGTATCTTACATAAAACAAAGGAGGAAATTATGACACGAGAACGATTGCCGGTCTTGTTGATCGGCCTATTGTTATTGTCTGGATGCGGCGGCGAACGCGATCCCGTCGTTGAAATGCAAAAATCGCTTGCCTCGGCACCGGCGTATATGATTGTACTGGATGATATACGCGAAGAAGGCACAGTTTTCACTTCGTATTATCACCGATATTTAATTACACAGGGCGAAAAACAGGTACAATCGGACTGGATAGAAGTATCGGAATCCATCTATCGAAAATACGAACCGTTTTTGGGAATGGCGCTGGTTGCCAAATCTGAGCAAGATGGCGTCAACAACACGCCACACCCCCCTGGATATCACTATGTGGGCAATCCGAGCTACGGGCGTTGGACGGATCGCGGGGGCACATCGTTCTGGGAATTCTACGGCCAATACGCGCTCATGAGTCATTTGCTCGGTTGGGGCGGCGGATTTGGCATGAGCCGCTATGACTACGACGATTATCGGTCTTATCGCCGAGATCAACGTCCGTATTACGGGCGCAATCGGGAGTATGGCACGCAGGGGTCTGTCACCCAGAAACAAAAACCAACGACATTCCAGCGGCGCCAGGCAAACATAGCGCAAAAGAGACAATCATTCGCGCAAAAAGTGCAAAGTCGCACGAGCCAGAGTCGGACCGGCTTTGGAAGCTCGCGTTCAACAAGTCGCAGCCGATCTGGATTTGGCAGCCGCAGTTTTGGAGGGTTTGGAAAATGATAGTACAGGACTTAATCGCAACAGGTATTTATCTCATCAGCGCGTTTGTATTATTCTGGATCGGCAAATTGGTCAAAGACTTGACGACAACGAGTTATAGCGTGCGGGAGGAACTGGTCGAAAAAGACAACGCTGCACTGGGTGTAGCCATGGCGGGATATTACTTCGGATTGTTCATGGCCATCGGCGGCACCTTGTCCGGGCCATCTCAGGGATTGGAAAACGATTTAATCGACATCGGCATATACGGAGTGCTGGCAATCATCTTGCTCAATCTCTCGCGTCTGGTCAACGACGGAGTGATCCTGCACGGATTCAAAATTCGGGATGAATTAATCGACGATCAAAACGCGGGCACCGGTGCCGTGATCGCCGCGTCGTACATAGCAACGGGATTGGTAATCTTTGGCGCAGTATCGGGTGAGATTGGCGGAATAGTGACGACCGTGATTTTCTGGGCATTGGGTCAGGTCGCTCTGGTACTGGCCGGGCTGGTGTACGAATGGATTACCCCGTATAGCATTCACGACGAAATCGAAAAAGACAACGTCGCCGCAGGCGTCGCGTTTGCGGGCGCACTGGTCGGCATTGGCGTCATCGTGTTTCACGCATCAGCGGGCGATTTTATTTCCTGGACTGTAAATTTGCAGGATTTCGCAATCGAAGTCGTCGCGGGATTGATCTTGCTACCCATCGTCCGATTCATCTCCGACGTAATCCTCTTACCCGGACAAAAACTGACCGATGAAATCGCCAATCAAGAACACCCCAATCTCGGCGCGGGCTTCATCGAAGCCACGTCTTACGTCGGCGCATCGTTCCTGATTGTATGGAGTTTATAAAAAAGGAAATTGTATTAAATCTCTCCAACTCGGCGGTATAAACACCCGCCGAGTTGTTTATTTTTTATGCGACAGAGCTATCTCTTAAAAGCCTGCATATTCGCCACGGGATGTGCCGGCATAGTAGCCGAATTTACATTGTCAACACTGGCGAGCTATCTATTGGGCAACACGACATTGCAGTGGGCCGTGCTCATGTCGCTGATGTTATTTGCCATGGGCCTGGGCAGCCGATGGAGCCGATTATTGACGGACAGGTTGCTGGATCGCTTTATCGCAATCGAATTTTATCTCTCGGTCCTGTGCGCCACCTGTGCGGTTGTGGCGTATTTTGGATCGGTACTCGCCTTATCGGCAGGCGTCTTCATCTATAGCTATGCTTTTGCCATCGGCATACTAATCGGCATGGAAATTCCGCTGGTCGCACGTATGAATGAAGCGTATCAGGATCTGCGCACCAACATCGCCTCAGTAATGGAAAAAGACTATTTTGGCGCATTGATCGGCGGACTATTGTTCGCTTTTTTTTTATTACCTGAATTGGGCCTGACGTACACACCGCTGGCACTGAGCGCGATTAACTTTATCGTGGCATCGGTATTGCTGTGGCAATATCGACACCTATTGGCGCGTCGCTTGCTACTATTGACGGCATTCTGGATCCTGGGCGCGGGCCTTCTGGTACTGGGACTTTATATCCGCCCCATTGTAATATGGGGCGAACAAAGTCGGTATCGCGACCGCGTAGTCTATCAAGATCAGACTGCTTATCAGCGCATTGTCATAACCGAATGGAAAGGCCACCACTGGCTGCACTTAAATGGCAACGTGCAATTCAGCACCTATGACGAAGAACGCTATCACGAATCGCTGGTACATCCGGCCATGCAACTATCGGGATCGCGGAACAACGTACTCATTTTAGGCGGGGGGGATGGACTGGCTGTGCGCGAAGTCGTAAAATATGCAGATGTACAAGCAATCACCCTGGTAGATTTAGACAAAGCGATAATCGATCTGGCGCGCGCACACCCGGTCTTTGTAGAAGCGAATGCGCGGGCACTGGACGACCCGCGTGTCAATGTGGTAATCGGCGATGCGGGCGCGTTTTTGGCGCGTTCAGAAGCACTATTCAATATCATCATCATCGACTTGCCCGACCCCAAAGGACCAGACCTCGCCAGATTGTATTCGCGGGAATTTTATCGCCTGTGTGCGCGTCACTTAACACCCGATGGCGTACTGGTAACCCAGGCGTCGAGTCCTCTTAACGCGCGCCTTGCATTTCTGTGCATTGAGCGCACAATGACAGACGCCGGTTTTTCCACCATACCCTATCACACCTATATACCAACGATGGGAGATTGGGGATGGGTATTGGGAATGAAAACCGAAGAAATGAGCGAAGAGAACCTCGTTCAACGAACGCAACAACTCACTTTTGAGGATATAGAAACGCAATTTTTGGATGCAGAAACAATGCGGGGAATGTTGCACTTCTGGAAGGGCATGTTCGATGAAAAACATGCAATCGAGGTCAGCACGGAAATGGAGCCGACAGTAGATCGATACTATCGGAAATCAGAATGGGGGTTTGAGTAAAGATATTAATCTACAGGCAGGATATTGCTAAACTGATATTCTTCGACGAACTCACCCACTGCGGCTTCAAAAGCGTCTTCAGCCCATTGCTCGATAGATAAGGAGTGTTCCTCCGACTCGTCGAGATAATTCCAGATGATAAACTCCTGTCCCTCGTCTCCGCCATCTTTGTAAAAAGATCCAACGGCTGACGATATGCCATAGAACATAACCCCCTGGCATCTAACTTCATCGGGAGGATCCTCATTGTCGTGGTCGCGCATATGCCCACGGATATCGCCCTCAATATCGGAAAGGGGGATTTTGCGCGTCAGTATCCAGGAAATACTATCGTCTTCTGACCGCTCGAGGAATGCCACATCATCGCCGCAGGTGAGTTCCCATTCATCCACGCGGTCACCTTCGTAATCGTAATAATGCTGCGCTGTAACCTGCCATGTCTTGAGATCGTAGTCGAGGACATAACCCAGCTTGAGATCGGACAGCGTAACAGTTAGGGGATCGAGAGCTTCGGGTTCTTGTTTCTTCTTCTTAAAAGGATTCCAATTCATTTTCTCTCCAGACAACCCATGAACCTTCTGCGACAGATGGAACGGGTGCGCGAGCGTCTCCCCTACAGGCACACCCAGGATCAGTCTTTCGAAGTCATCCCCATCTTAGCCTTGAGTTCAGCAAGGCGTTGATCTGTGCCGCTCGATGAAGTACTCAGTGCCGCGTCAATTTCCTCATCAACGCTCTTGGATTCACCGGCTATTTCACCATAAGCCTGCGAGAGCGATTCATCTTCTTCAACCCGTTCTTTCATACGCTCGAGCATGGCAATCGTACCAGACGAATCGACTTTGGCGAGTTGCTTGTTGATTTTCTTCGTCGCAGCGGCTGTTTTTGCCCGCGCGCGCAGCGAAATAAGTTCATTTTCGTGCGTTGCAATGGTAGATTTGAGTTTCTCCACCTGACTTTGAAGCTTAGCGGCCATATCTTCCTGCATCTCGGCATCCTGCTCAAACTGAGAAATGCGGTTATCGGCCTCTGACTTGCGGCTAAGGGCTTCGGTTGCCAACCGGTCTGCTTCCCCGGCATCCAACTCACCGCTCTGGGCTTTTTGGAGCAAAACCATGGCCTTCCGCTCCCAGTCGGCAGACGCCTTTTTGTTATCTTCAGCCTGCTTTCGCAATCGAATGGCCTGACCCTTGACCTCAGCCAGGCTGGTCATCGCGCTATTGAGGTCATTTTTCAGGTCGCGGATACCCTGTTCGGTCATTTTTATCGGATCTTCAAATTTGTCAATAGCCGAATGGACTTCGGCCTTGCCCACACTGAAGAGACGTTGAAAGATGCTCATGAGATACTCCTTTTTTTAAAAATGGTCTGTTTTTGTACGGGTGGGTTTCAAACCCACCCCCTACTGATGGCTATATTCGAGTAATTCTGCGGCATTATCGGCTAAGGCGAGTTCGAGCGCGGTGATAGAGCCTTCAAGCTCAGAGCGGTCGAGGGTATCGAGGCGCAGGGTATCGCGGAAAAGAACCGTGCCGGTTTCATCGTCCAGGGCAAACGCCCCGTGAACAAGTGTGCGATTCATTTCGAGCAATCTTTTGTACAGATCCCCAGGGACGTTGGGAATAGGCATAATAGCCTGCTCAATAATGAGGATGGGATCCTCGCAATCGACAATGAGGTGATTGACACCGCGATCTTCGTCGCTCACCACCACGAGTTCTTCAGCGGTATCTTCCTCGTCAACCGCGAGATTGAGGTCTTGAAGATAAGATTTGACTGTATTGAAATATTCTGACATTTTAAACTCCTGAAAGCGGTTAGCAGAAGGTGTAACGTGACCCTCCGTCCTGCCTATGAGATACGCAAGCGAAATATTGGTTTCAAAAATTAACGTTCAAATTGACTTCAAGTCAAGTAGAGATCGCATATACGCACTCTGATCAACCACTCTGGAGATTTTATGGAACCCAGGTACCCGATATGGAACATACGCCATAAGGGCGATTATCATTCTCTCGTCGATATCATTCTCGCAAACCGTTCATTGAAAATAGAGGATTTGGACGATTCTCCCGATATTTTGAATGACCCCTATTTAATGCAAGACATGCACCGCATAGTCGAACGCATATCAGAAGCCATTCGCAAAAAAGAGCGCATTGTGGTTTTTGGCGATTACGATGTAGATGGCGTCACGAGCACCGCTGTTTTGCTGGATTTTTTTGATCTGGTAGGTGCCAATGCCACATTTTTGTTACCCGACCGATTCCGAGACGGGTACGGCATGAAACCGCCAGGTGTAGAGACGGCATACGCACAAGGAGCGCAACTCATTGTAACCGCCGACAATGGCATTTCAGCTTTTGAGGCTATTGACACTGCCAATAACGCCGGAATAGATGTGGTAGTCATTGACCATCACCATCCACAGGACAAATTGCCAGACGCTCTGGCACTGGTGAATCCCAATCGCGCAGACTGCGAATATCCCTTCAAGGGACTGGCCGCCGTAGGGGTGGCATTTAAGGTAGTGCAGGCTCTGGCATCGGAATTCCTGCCCGATTCAGAACGCCGTCGATATTTGAACTCGCTTCTGGATCTCGTCGCATTGGGCACTGTGGCTGATATGGCCCCCATGGTTGCAGAAAATCGCCTGCTAACGCGAAAAGGGATGCAGGTACTCGATATCACCGAACGCCCGGGCTTGCAGGCACTCAAAGCCGTCGCGGGCACGACCAACCGCCCCGTTGACACAATCTCTATTGGATTCTTCCTGGGACCGCGCATCAACAGCGCCGGGCGCCTATCATCGGCAGATTTGGCACTCGATTTGTTGCGCTGCCAAAACCAGGTACAGGCGAAAAAACTCGCCGAAGAGTTAAACGGTCTAAATGGCGAAAGACAGGCTCTGCAAAGCGACGGCATGGCTGAAGCAGAACGCATGGTAGAGGATAACTGGTTAGATCAATATCGCATTCTGGTGGTACGCGGTGAAGACTGGCATCTGGGTGTAGTCGGGCTGATCGCCGGGCGATTGGTCGAAAAATTTTCGCGCCCAGCGCTGGTGTGTACCAACTTTCGAAAAAATGGCATCTACACGGGTTCTGCGCGCACAGCAGGTGGATACAATATCGTCGAGGCGATTTTCCGCGTCTCAGATCTACTCACCGAATTTGGCGGACACGCCGATGCCGCCGGATTTTCGGTCCCCGCTGAAAATTATCCCGAATTCCAAGACCGGTTGATCGCAGACGCTCAAGCGCGGCTATCAGAGGAAGCACTGACGCCCCAACTGGAAGTCGATGCCACCCTCAAACCATCCGATATTTCGCTGACAACCGTTGACACCCTGGACACATTGGCACCTTTTGGCGCGAAAAATGAGTTGCCGCGTTTTGTAGCCCGCAATTGCCGAATTGCAGATGTGCGCGCCATAGGCCGCGGGGCGCATTTGAAACTCAGAGTGGATACAGGTG
This Gemmatimonadota bacterium DNA region includes the following protein-coding sequences:
- a CDS encoding sulfatase-like hydrolase/transferase, which gives rise to MTPNIILIISDQHNPHVMGCAENPIVQTPNLDALARRGVRFRNAYCPYPLCAPSRSGFMSAQYPSDVGVYDNSGSLSFDTPTFAHAFGAAGYEAVLCGRMHFRNPDQFHGFEKRIHADCGGLSAEILGSGYNRTTGQTKYGVQVSGHGETGYRHFDKSVTETACKFIADRQESDRPYALVVGYMNPHNPLICGREDFEYYMAQIPPLEPESPEYLNALHPAMKKWRERRGVEDITPEQNRRGLAAYYGLTTELDRYIGQIIDTVQSSSDADNTVIIYTSDHGDMAHEHGMWWKSSFYEGSVGIPLICSGPGHLHENRTEDATVSLIDVGPTALDIAGADPLPDVAGKSFAPFLTGDQPPDWPNEVFAEYIGLLGDQPACMLRTGPWKLNYYSEFDSCQLFNIDEDPEERRDLSNDPRYRDVIQSGLEKIFARWSADDILKQAEQQTRARALIARCGHSHIPHAIPPFEPDIDAVNEFDFSQLPEDPR
- a CDS encoding DUF350 domain-containing protein — encoded protein: MIVQDLIATGIYLISAFVLFWIGKLVKDLTTTSYSVREELVEKDNAALGVAMAGYYFGLFMAIGGTLSGPSQGLENDLIDIGIYGVLAIILLNLSRLVNDGVILHGFKIRDELIDDQNAGTGAVIAASYIATGLVIFGAVSGEIGGIVTTVIFWALGQVALVLAGLVYEWITPYSIHDEIEKDNVAAGVAFAGALVGIGVIVFHASAGDFISWTVNLQDFAIEVVAGLILLPIVRFISDVILLPGQKLTDEIANQEHPNLGAGFIEATSYVGASFLIVWSL
- a CDS encoding polyamine aminopropyltransferase, with translation MRQSYLLKACIFATGCAGIVAEFTLSTLASYLLGNTTLQWAVLMSLMLFAMGLGSRWSRLLTDRLLDRFIAIEFYLSVLCATCAVVAYFGSVLALSAGVFIYSYAFAIGILIGMEIPLVARMNEAYQDLRTNIASVMEKDYFGALIGGLLFAFFLLPELGLTYTPLALSAINFIVASVLLWQYRHLLARRLLLLTAFWILGAGLLVLGLYIRPIVIWGEQSRYRDRVVYQDQTAYQRIVITEWKGHHWLHLNGNVQFSTYDEERYHESLVHPAMQLSGSRNNVLILGGGDGLAVREVVKYADVQAITLVDLDKAIIDLARAHPVFVEANARALDDPRVNVVIGDAGAFLARSEALFNIIIIDLPDPKGPDLARLYSREFYRLCARHLTPDGVLVTQASSPLNARLAFLCIERTMTDAGFSTIPYHTYIPTMGDWGWVLGMKTEEMSEENLVQRTQQLTFEDIETQFLDAETMRGMLHFWKGMFDEKHAIEVSTEMEPTVDRYYRKSEWGFE
- a CDS encoding DUF4178 domain-containing protein, whose amino-acid sequence is MNWNPFKKKKQEPEALDPLTVTLSDLKLGYVLDYDLKTWQVTAQHYYDYEGDRVDEWELTCGDDVAFLERSEDDSISWILTRKIPLSDIEGDIRGHMRDHDNEDPPDEVRCQGVMFYGISSAVGSFYKDGGDEGQEFIIWNYLDESEEHSLSIEQWAEDAFEAAVGEFVEEYQFSNILPVD
- a CDS encoding PspA/IM30 family protein, with amino-acid sequence MSIFQRLFSVGKAEVHSAIDKFEDPIKMTEQGIRDLKNDLNSAMTSLAEVKGQAIRLRKQAEDNKKASADWERKAMVLLQKAQSGELDAGEADRLATEALSRKSEADNRISQFEQDAEMQEDMAAKLQSQVEKLKSTIATHENELISLRARAKTAAATKKINKQLAKVDSSGTIAMLERMKERVEEDESLSQAYGEIAGESKSVDEEIDAALSTSSSGTDQRLAELKAKMGMTSKD
- a CDS encoding YbjN domain-containing protein, which produces MSEYFNTVKSYLQDLNLAVDEEDTAEELVVVSDEDRGVNHLIVDCEDPILIIEQAIMPIPNVPGDLYKRLLEMNRTLVHGAFALDDETGTVLFRDTLRLDTLDRSELEGSITALELALADNAAELLEYSHQ
- the recJ gene encoding single-stranded-DNA-specific exonuclease RecJ encodes the protein MEPRYPIWNIRHKGDYHSLVDIILANRSLKIEDLDDSPDILNDPYLMQDMHRIVERISEAIRKKERIVVFGDYDVDGVTSTAVLLDFFDLVGANATFLLPDRFRDGYGMKPPGVETAYAQGAQLIVTADNGISAFEAIDTANNAGIDVVVIDHHHPQDKLPDALALVNPNRADCEYPFKGLAAVGVAFKVVQALASEFLPDSERRRYLNSLLDLVALGTVADMAPMVAENRLLTRKGMQVLDITERPGLQALKAVAGTTNRPVDTISIGFFLGPRINSAGRLSSADLALDLLRCQNQVQAKKLAEELNGLNGERQALQSDGMAEAERMVEDNWLDQYRILVVRGEDWHLGVVGLIAGRLVEKFSRPALVCTNFRKNGIYTGSARTAGGYNIVEAIFRVSDLLTEFGGHADAAGFSVPAENYPEFQDRLIADAQARLSEEALTPQLEVDATLKPSDISLTTVDTLDTLAPFGAKNELPRFVARNCRIADVRAIGRGAHLKLRVDTGDDLCDAIWFRQGERVYELSVGDRVDLAFALQANTWQGRTNVQMLVEDMRLSNLRD